Proteins from one Primulina huaijiensis isolate GDHJ02 chromosome 18, ASM1229523v2, whole genome shotgun sequence genomic window:
- the LOC140964044 gene encoding uncharacterized protein — MVGGSNNLMAEDISLRFVCKFCNKKYPCGKSLGGHIRSHVIANSAELDRKLEASMKRIPSPIDDVQQNFTEFVNGQSSYGLRENPKKTWRAADLRFESSQERVCKQCGKGFQSMKALCGHMAVHSEKDKVNIKDDQSWTSENQKLVLDSCSDTEVEDRIVRTRSSKSKRHDKSIPSSPFNIANNGSSSVSEIDGNEPEEVAVCLMLLSMDYVKRGSVYSVVESSDNNSAVLETKSSSIDMRNDSKYGLNHSHNRTNTTQVKKLGDRKIKETALDAEIIQMEDSDSGYFLDECAKVESDVSFDGFYRNDTFDECNKSLVKENGDDDAHTVSNSTRIEAEKRNPKLWNETCFKPKNGSPDAEAQNYTQKRRKYECLNCTKTFNSFQALGGHRPCHKRNNADESRHQSDENSLHEYNDFRTSSRSGASASKRKVTDNDSFQYAEKKIKSKKSTKVHICPFCQRVFKNGQALGGHKRSHFIGGRRENTSESPIMKPKLPDLLDLNLPAPEEDEDDEDSPFFRV; from the coding sequence ATGGTGGGTGGATCGAATAATTTGATGGCGGAGGATATAAGTTTGAGATTTGTTTGCAAGTTTTGCAACAAGAAGTACCCGTGTGGGAAGTCGTTAGGGGGTCACATTAGGTCTCATGTGATTGCGAATTCAGCTGAACTTGATAGAAAACTTGAGGCCAGCATGAAAAGAATTCCATCTCCAATTGATGACGTGCAGCAGAATTTTACTGAGTTTGTGAATGGGCAATCTAGTTACGGCCTGAGGGAGAATCCCAAGAAAACTTGGAGGGCAGCGGATTTAAGATTCGAGTCTTCACAAGAGAGAGTTTGCAAGCAATGTGGTAAAGGGTTTCAATCAATGAAAGCTTTGTGTGGTCATATGGCGGTTCACTCTGAGAAAGATAAGGTTAATATAAAGGATGATCAATCTTGGACTAGTGAAAACCAGAAGCTGGTACTGGATAGTTGTTCGGATACGGAAGTCGAGGACAGGATTGTTCGAACAAGGTCATCGAAGAGTAAGAGGCATGATAAAAGCATACCCAGTTCTCCTTTTAACATTGCTAATAATGGTTCTTCATCTGTTTCGGAGATTGATGGAAATGAACCAGAAGAGGTGGCTGTGTGTTTAATGTTGTTGTCTATGGATTATGTGAAGAGAGGTAGTGTTTACTCGGTTGTAGAATCTTCTGATAACAATTCTGCTGTTTTGGAGACTAAATCATCTTCTATTGACATGAGAAATGATAGTAAATATGGCTTAAATCACAGTCACAACCGGACCAACACGACCCAAGTAAAGAAACTTGGGGATAGAAAGATTAAAGAAACTGCTTTGGATGCTGAGATAATTCAAATGGAGGACTCTGATTCTGGTTATTTCTTGGATGAATGTGCTAAGGTCGAGTCGGATGTGTCTTTTGACGGGTTTTACAGAAATGATACGTTTGATGAATGCAATAAGTCCCTGGTGAAGGAAAACGGAGATGATGATGCTCACACGGTTTCAAATTCAACTAGGATTGAAGCCGAAAAGAGGAATCCTAAATTGTGGAACGAAACTTGTTTTAAACCGAAGAATGGTTCACCAGATGCTGAGGCACAGAACTATACTCAGAAGAGACGAAAATACGAATGCTTGAACTGTACCAAGACGTTCAACTCATTTCAGGCTCTTGGAGGGCACAGACCTTGCCATAAACGCAACAATGCCGACGAATCGAGACATCAAAGCGATGAGAACAGCCTCCACGAGTACAATGACTTCAGAACTAGTAGTAGATCTGGTGCATCTGCTAGCAAGAGAAAAGTAACTGATAATGATTCATTTCAATATGCTGAGAAAAAAATCAAGTCTAAGAAAAGTACCAAGGTTCACATTTGTCCATTTTGCCAAAGAGTTTTCAAGAACGGTCAGGCATTAGGTGGACACAAGAGGTCACATTTCATTGGTGGCCGCAGGGAAAACACCAGCGAAAGTCCGATTATGAAGCCTAAGCTTCCTGATTTACTCGATCTCAATCTTCCAGCTCCCGAAGAGGACGAGGATGACGAGGATTCCCCATTTTTTCGAGTTTAA
- the LOC140964458 gene encoding uncharacterized protein isoform X1, translating to MPSCLTSASTEVQEPNQHSPLPLYANLAKSAEDCPLLRQEDMKDNKQQDGNHAGNVDEYEDEDEDADFNPFLKETHSVEASSSLSSELEGLDTDAADSGKKTSATFLSTSVDKHLDTVHDILPVEAVEHGEEIVSKATVSSGVACGKRFDIALEAITREECELITQSENGSVRYKENGVDSLKNVAKDVDFDKLTMDVDSEDAICMRTRARYSLASFALDELETFLQETDDDDDLQNVDDEEEYRKFLAAVLQGRDDSQNLQGNTNVDDEDEDNDADFELELEEALETDPDEIEERRKSRRNRRQRASLEHSNKLSGQLSRPLRPLLPFAPMGSFPAFDGKHLMSNISPQPYIPPVNNCFTNVFTPHQIGQLHCLIHEHLQLLIQVFSLCVLEPAKGHIALELKELILDLRRKCDQVLAWRLHPYPRFCFLPPYIHPSVPDELHEILPPQCSNENVESEGNTGRHSDITLPSDGRCKHLSNDLTNSFRTEEHTSWVPYICGPVLTVIDVAPLRLVGDYIDDVYSAVRAYERYQIDLGFESRFEKEPLFPRSNSPVSTETDGQGDIRSNPLNSSGTHSSSSSKKMPKKTMAATLVEKAKKQSVALAPKEIAKLAQRFFPLFNPALYPHKPPPASIANRVLFTDAEDELLALGLMEYNTNWKAIQQRFLPCKSKHQIFVRQKNRASSKAPENPIKAVRRIKNSPLTSEEIACIELGLKKLKLDWISIWRFFVPYRDPSLLPRLWRIASGTQKSYKSDANKKAKRRLYELRRKEAKPLAPTQHSSSEKEFQGNSTDVVEETNSGDNRMDTEDEAYVHEAFLEDRRPDNDISLNYSSYKLSQDGASRANQQNDNSGSASLRSSKPQVILRPYRGRRSNIARLVKLAPDLPPVNLPPSVRVMPQSAFQNSQAAVSAKFSGNYSKCDGKVANGVPEVGILKKSGVDYSVKSGQIMKNFMKLTASNQQSKHSDKCVAGERGDSDLQMHPLLFQRPQDGRLPYYPLNCNTSPSSSFTFFPGNQTQLDLNLFHNPRHIRDAVNFLSKSSMPPKKNSSSSSVDFHPLLQNTDSDSITALPASNQLDNVVSSRSCALIPNPSCKPFLDESLSTSGTKISSPRGMGNGLDLDIHLNFTTTNQEMVESRNMTQHVSDRSVRAPASRTIVSKAAEDRSKVNCSTPEGISDKLHSSDHLLVTSRNKGSRKVGDSRHDGSLHEIIMEQEELSDSEEEFGENVEFECEEMADSDGENTSDSEPFVNTSNEEMQADGMVATINDGHVINNEGDCVVDACTTDNVEPSVFAFNLNSCPPVSPHSNHVNFGPFGEIQDPLYFKRPEALVKLQASYVRKHAMNARQHTTPGCGDPLPRQPRKRSRRMTSDLGITASRPGPGPVDIDVNVEKSENADKDEL from the exons ATGCCTTCATGTTTGACTTCTGCATCAACTGAAGTTCAAGAGCCTAATCAACACAGTCCTCTTCCTCTTTATGCCAACCTAGCCAAGAGTGCTGAAGACTGCCCTTTGCTACGTCAGGAGGACATGAAAGATAACAAACAACAAGATGGGAATCATGCAGGGAATGTGGATGAATACGAGGATGAGGACGAGGATGCGGATTTTAATCCTTTCCTTAAAGAAACTCATTCTGTAGAAGCCTCTTCAAGCTTGAGTTCTGAACTTGAAGGCCTGGATACTGATGCTGCTGACAGTGGGAAAAAAACTTCTGCTACCTTTTTGAGTACTTCTGTGGATAAGCACCTAGACACCGTGCATGACATTCTTCCTGTTGAAGCTGTGGAGCACGGTGAAGAGATTGTGAGTAAAGCTACAGTTTCTTCCGGAGTAGCATGTGGGAAAAGGTTTGACATAGCTCTTGAGGCAATTACTCGAGAAGAATGTGAATTGATTACCCAATCTGAGAATGGATCTGTACGTTACAAGGAAAATGGAGTGGACAGCCTGAAAAATGTTGCCAAAGATGTAGATTTTGATAAACTCACCATGGATGTGGACTCTGAGGATGCCATCTGCATGCGAACTAGGGCTCGGTATTCACTTGCTAGTTTCGCGCTTGATGAACTTGAGACATTCCTTCAGGAAACAGATGATGACGATGATCTCCAAAATGTCGATGATGAGGAAGAGTATAGAAAATTTCTTGCAGCTGTTCTACAAGGAAGAGATGATTCCCAGAATTTACAGGGGAATACTAATGTGGATGATGAGGATGAAGATAATGATGCTGACTTTGAGCTTGAGCTTGAAGAGGCATTGGAAACTGACCCTGATGAAATCGAAGAAAGGCGCAAAAGTAGGCGAAATAGACGCCAAAGAGCATCCCTTGAACACAGCAATAAATTATCTGGGCAATTGAGTAGACCCTTACGACCCCTCCTACCTTTTGCACCTATGGGATCTTTTCCAGCCTTTGATGGGAAACATCTTATGAGTAACATTTCTCCGCAACCCTATATACCTCCAGTGAATAATTGCTTCACCAATGTATTCACTCCACATCAGATAGGGCAGTTGCATTGTCTGATTCATGAGCATTTACAACTTCTTATTCAGGTTTTCTCCCTCTGTGTTCTTGAGCCTGCTAAAGGCCATATTGCTCTTGAACTCAAGGAATTGATTTTAGATTTGCGTAGAAAATGTGATCAAGTATTGGCATGGAGGTTACATCCATATCCCAGATTTTGCTTCCTTCCTCCATATATTCATCCATCTGTGCCAGATGAGTTACATGAGATTTTACCCCCTCAATGCAGCAATGAGAATGTGGAGTCTGAAGGTAACACAGGACGGCATTCTGATATCACTTTACCCTCTGATGGGAGATGTAAACATCTATCCAATGATCTGACAAACTCTTTCAGAACTGAGGAACACACATCCTGGGTGCCTTATATTTGTGGTCCCGTGCTGACTGTTATAGATGTAGCTCCTTTGAGATTGGTTGGAGACTACATTGATGATGTTTATTCTG CTGTACGTGCATATGAACGATATCAAATTGATCTTGGTTTTGAGAGTCGCTTTGAAAAGGAACCATTGTTTCCTCGTTCTAATTCTCCCGTTTCCACTGAAACTGATGGTCAAGGAGACATTAGATCCAACCCCCTAAATTCTAGTGGCACACATTCTTCATCATCCAGCAAGAAAATGCCTAAAAAGACAATGGCTGCAACTCTAGTTGAAAAGGCAAAAAAGCAATCAGTTGCTCTTGCTCCCAAGGAGATTGCCAAATTAGCTCAAAGATTTTTTCCATTGTTCAATCCTGCTCTTTATCCTCACAAGCCACCTCCCGCGTCCATTGCTAACCGGGTGCTTTTTACTGATGCAGAGGATGA ATTATTAGCCTTGGGATTGATGGAGTATAATACCAACTGGAAGGCTATACAGCAACGATTTCTTCCTTGCAAATCTAAGCATCAG ATATTTGTTCGGCAGAAGAATCGTGCATCATCAAAAGCTCCAGAAAATCCAATCAAG GCTGTTCGGAGGATTAAAAACTCCCCCTTGACTTCTGAGGAGATAGCATGTATTGAATTG GGATTGAAAAAGTTAAAACTCGACTGGATATCGATATGGAGATTTTTTGTTCCATATAGAGATCCTTCCTTACTTCCAAGACTCTGGCGCATTGCTTCTGGGACACAAAAGTCATATAAATCTGATGCAAATAAGAAAGCGAAACGCCGATTGTATGAACTAAGAAGAAAAGAAGCTAAACCTTTGGCTCCGACGCAGCATTCTTCATCCGAAAAAGAG TTTCAGGGCAACAGCACTGATGTTGTCGAAGAAACTAATAGTGGAGATAATCGCATGGACACTGAAGACGAAGCTTATGTTCATGAGGCATTTTTGGAAGATCGGAGGCCAGATAATGATATTTCTTTGAACTATTCAAGTTACAAGCTCTCTCAGGATGGGGCTTCTCGAGCCAATCAGCAAAATGACAATTCTGGTTCTGCTTCTTTAAG GTCATCCAAGCCTCAAGTAATTTTGCGGCCCTATCGAGGTCGTAGATCAAATATTGCGCGCTTAGTGAAATTAGCTCCTGATTTGCCTCCGGTAAATCTTCCGCCATCTGTTCGGGTAATGCCACAATCAGCTTTTCAAAACTCTCAGGCAGCAGTTTCCGCAAAGTTCTCAGGAAATTATTCTAAATGTGATGGTAAGGTGGCAAATGGAGTTCCAGAGGTTGGTATCCTCAAAAAATCAGGAGTAGATTATTCAGTGAAATCTGGACAgattatgaaaaattttatgaaactTACTGCTTCTAATCAGCAATCAAAACATTCTGACAAATGTGTAGCAGGTGAGAGAGGTGATTCAGATCTTCAAATGCATCCACTGTTATTCCAGCGACCTCAGGATGGTCGTTTGCCTTACTATCCCCTGAACTGCAATACCAGCCCCTCCAGTTCTTTCACTTTCTTTCCAGGAAATCAAACACAACTAGATCTCAATCTTTTTCATAATCCACGCCATATACGAGATGCTGTTAATTTTCTTAGCAAGTCATCCATGCCtcccaaaaaaaattcatcatcAAGTAGTGTCGACTTTCATCCGCTTTTGCAAAATACTGATTCTGACTCCATAACCGCACTTCCTGCTAGCAATCAACTAGATAACGTGGTATCAAGTCGATCATGTGCTTTAATTCCAAATCCTTCATGTAAGCCATTTTTAGACGAAAGTTTAAGTACGTCAGGTACAAAAATCTCTAGCCCCAGGGGAATGGGTAATGGACTAGATTTGGATATTCACTTAAATTTCACTACGACAAATCAGGAAATGGTTGAAAGCAGAAATATGACTCAACATGTTTCGGACAGATCAGTGCGTGCTCCAGCATCTAGAACTATAGTATCCAAGGCTGCAGAAGATAGAAGCAAAGTGAACTGTTCTACTCCCGAAGGAATCAGTGATAAGCTTCACTCAAGTGACCATTTGCTGGTTACATCCAGGAACAAAGGAAGTAGGAAAGTAGGTGATAGCAGACATGATGGATCCCTTCATGAAATCATAATGGAACAGGAAGAGCTGAGTGACTCTGAGGAAGAATTTGGGGAAAATGTAGAGTTTGAGTGTGAGGAGATGGCTGACTCAGATGGTGAAAATACGTCTGACTCTGAACCATTTGTCAATACATCAAATGAG GAAATGCAGGCAGATGGAATGGTTGCAACTATTAATGATGGCCATGTAATCAATAATGAAGGTGACTGTGTAGTTGATGCATGTACGACTGATAATGTGGAACCAAGTGTTTTTGCTTTTAACCTGAATTCGTGCCCTCCAGTTTCGCCGCATTCAAACCATGTCAATTTTGGGCCATTTGGTGAAATACAAGatcctttatattttaaaagaccTGAGGCACTCGTGAAATTGCAGGCCAGTTATGTTCGGAAGCACGCAATGAATGCACGACAGCATACCACTCCAGGTTGTGGAGACCCTTTGCCTAGACAACCAAGAAAACGCTCTCGTAGAATGACTTCTGATTTAGGCATTACTGCCTCTCGGCCAGGGCCAGGGCCAGTAGACATTGACGTGAATgtagaaaaatcagaaaatgcTGATAAAGATGAATTATGA
- the LOC140964458 gene encoding uncharacterized protein isoform X2, protein MPSCLTSASTEVQEPNQHSPLPLYANLAKSAEDCPLLRQEDMKDNKQQDGNHAGNVDEYEDEDEDADFNPFLKETHSVEASSSLSSELEGLDTDAADSGKKTSATFLSTSVDKHLDTVHDILPVEAVEHGEEIVSKATVSSGVACGKRFDIALEAITREECELITQSENGSVRYKENGVDSLKNVAKDVDFDKLTMDVDSEDAICMRTRARYSLASFALDELETFLQETDDDDDLQNVDDEEEYRKFLAAVLQGRDDSQNLQGNTNVDDEDEDNDADFELELEEALETDPDEIEERRKSRRNRRQRASLEHSNKLSGQLSRPLRPLLPFAPMGSFPAFDGKHLMSNISPQPYIPPVNNCFTNVFTPHQIGQLHCLIHEHLQLLIQVFSLCVLEPAKGHIALELKELILDLRRKCDQVLAWRLHPYPRFCFLPPYIHPSVPDELHEILPPQCSNENVESEGNTGRHSDITLPSDGRCKHLSNDLTNSFRTEEHTSWVPYICGPVLTVIDVAPLRLVGDYIDDVYSAVRAYERYQIDLGFESRFEKEPLFPRSNSPVSTETDGQGDIRSNPLNSSGTHSSSSSKKMPKKTMAATLVEKAKKQSVALAPKEIAKLAQRFFPLFNPALYPHKPPPASIANRVLFTDAEDELLALGLMEYNTNWKAIQQRFLPCKSKHQIFVRQKNRASSKAPENPIKAVRRIKNSPLTSEEIACIELGLKKLKLDWISIWRFFVPYRDPSLLPRLWRIASGTQKSYKSDANKKAKRRLYELRRKEAKPLAPTQHSSSEKEGNSTDVVEETNSGDNRMDTEDEAYVHEAFLEDRRPDNDISLNYSSYKLSQDGASRANQQNDNSGSASLRSSKPQVILRPYRGRRSNIARLVKLAPDLPPVNLPPSVRVMPQSAFQNSQAAVSAKFSGNYSKCDGKVANGVPEVGILKKSGVDYSVKSGQIMKNFMKLTASNQQSKHSDKCVAGERGDSDLQMHPLLFQRPQDGRLPYYPLNCNTSPSSSFTFFPGNQTQLDLNLFHNPRHIRDAVNFLSKSSMPPKKNSSSSSVDFHPLLQNTDSDSITALPASNQLDNVVSSRSCALIPNPSCKPFLDESLSTSGTKISSPRGMGNGLDLDIHLNFTTTNQEMVESRNMTQHVSDRSVRAPASRTIVSKAAEDRSKVNCSTPEGISDKLHSSDHLLVTSRNKGSRKVGDSRHDGSLHEIIMEQEELSDSEEEFGENVEFECEEMADSDGENTSDSEPFVNTSNEEMQADGMVATINDGHVINNEGDCVVDACTTDNVEPSVFAFNLNSCPPVSPHSNHVNFGPFGEIQDPLYFKRPEALVKLQASYVRKHAMNARQHTTPGCGDPLPRQPRKRSRRMTSDLGITASRPGPGPVDIDVNVEKSENADKDEL, encoded by the exons ATGCCTTCATGTTTGACTTCTGCATCAACTGAAGTTCAAGAGCCTAATCAACACAGTCCTCTTCCTCTTTATGCCAACCTAGCCAAGAGTGCTGAAGACTGCCCTTTGCTACGTCAGGAGGACATGAAAGATAACAAACAACAAGATGGGAATCATGCAGGGAATGTGGATGAATACGAGGATGAGGACGAGGATGCGGATTTTAATCCTTTCCTTAAAGAAACTCATTCTGTAGAAGCCTCTTCAAGCTTGAGTTCTGAACTTGAAGGCCTGGATACTGATGCTGCTGACAGTGGGAAAAAAACTTCTGCTACCTTTTTGAGTACTTCTGTGGATAAGCACCTAGACACCGTGCATGACATTCTTCCTGTTGAAGCTGTGGAGCACGGTGAAGAGATTGTGAGTAAAGCTACAGTTTCTTCCGGAGTAGCATGTGGGAAAAGGTTTGACATAGCTCTTGAGGCAATTACTCGAGAAGAATGTGAATTGATTACCCAATCTGAGAATGGATCTGTACGTTACAAGGAAAATGGAGTGGACAGCCTGAAAAATGTTGCCAAAGATGTAGATTTTGATAAACTCACCATGGATGTGGACTCTGAGGATGCCATCTGCATGCGAACTAGGGCTCGGTATTCACTTGCTAGTTTCGCGCTTGATGAACTTGAGACATTCCTTCAGGAAACAGATGATGACGATGATCTCCAAAATGTCGATGATGAGGAAGAGTATAGAAAATTTCTTGCAGCTGTTCTACAAGGAAGAGATGATTCCCAGAATTTACAGGGGAATACTAATGTGGATGATGAGGATGAAGATAATGATGCTGACTTTGAGCTTGAGCTTGAAGAGGCATTGGAAACTGACCCTGATGAAATCGAAGAAAGGCGCAAAAGTAGGCGAAATAGACGCCAAAGAGCATCCCTTGAACACAGCAATAAATTATCTGGGCAATTGAGTAGACCCTTACGACCCCTCCTACCTTTTGCACCTATGGGATCTTTTCCAGCCTTTGATGGGAAACATCTTATGAGTAACATTTCTCCGCAACCCTATATACCTCCAGTGAATAATTGCTTCACCAATGTATTCACTCCACATCAGATAGGGCAGTTGCATTGTCTGATTCATGAGCATTTACAACTTCTTATTCAGGTTTTCTCCCTCTGTGTTCTTGAGCCTGCTAAAGGCCATATTGCTCTTGAACTCAAGGAATTGATTTTAGATTTGCGTAGAAAATGTGATCAAGTATTGGCATGGAGGTTACATCCATATCCCAGATTTTGCTTCCTTCCTCCATATATTCATCCATCTGTGCCAGATGAGTTACATGAGATTTTACCCCCTCAATGCAGCAATGAGAATGTGGAGTCTGAAGGTAACACAGGACGGCATTCTGATATCACTTTACCCTCTGATGGGAGATGTAAACATCTATCCAATGATCTGACAAACTCTTTCAGAACTGAGGAACACACATCCTGGGTGCCTTATATTTGTGGTCCCGTGCTGACTGTTATAGATGTAGCTCCTTTGAGATTGGTTGGAGACTACATTGATGATGTTTATTCTG CTGTACGTGCATATGAACGATATCAAATTGATCTTGGTTTTGAGAGTCGCTTTGAAAAGGAACCATTGTTTCCTCGTTCTAATTCTCCCGTTTCCACTGAAACTGATGGTCAAGGAGACATTAGATCCAACCCCCTAAATTCTAGTGGCACACATTCTTCATCATCCAGCAAGAAAATGCCTAAAAAGACAATGGCTGCAACTCTAGTTGAAAAGGCAAAAAAGCAATCAGTTGCTCTTGCTCCCAAGGAGATTGCCAAATTAGCTCAAAGATTTTTTCCATTGTTCAATCCTGCTCTTTATCCTCACAAGCCACCTCCCGCGTCCATTGCTAACCGGGTGCTTTTTACTGATGCAGAGGATGA ATTATTAGCCTTGGGATTGATGGAGTATAATACCAACTGGAAGGCTATACAGCAACGATTTCTTCCTTGCAAATCTAAGCATCAG ATATTTGTTCGGCAGAAGAATCGTGCATCATCAAAAGCTCCAGAAAATCCAATCAAG GCTGTTCGGAGGATTAAAAACTCCCCCTTGACTTCTGAGGAGATAGCATGTATTGAATTG GGATTGAAAAAGTTAAAACTCGACTGGATATCGATATGGAGATTTTTTGTTCCATATAGAGATCCTTCCTTACTTCCAAGACTCTGGCGCATTGCTTCTGGGACACAAAAGTCATATAAATCTGATGCAAATAAGAAAGCGAAACGCCGATTGTATGAACTAAGAAGAAAAGAAGCTAAACCTTTGGCTCCGACGCAGCATTCTTCATCCGAAAAAGAG GGCAACAGCACTGATGTTGTCGAAGAAACTAATAGTGGAGATAATCGCATGGACACTGAAGACGAAGCTTATGTTCATGAGGCATTTTTGGAAGATCGGAGGCCAGATAATGATATTTCTTTGAACTATTCAAGTTACAAGCTCTCTCAGGATGGGGCTTCTCGAGCCAATCAGCAAAATGACAATTCTGGTTCTGCTTCTTTAAG GTCATCCAAGCCTCAAGTAATTTTGCGGCCCTATCGAGGTCGTAGATCAAATATTGCGCGCTTAGTGAAATTAGCTCCTGATTTGCCTCCGGTAAATCTTCCGCCATCTGTTCGGGTAATGCCACAATCAGCTTTTCAAAACTCTCAGGCAGCAGTTTCCGCAAAGTTCTCAGGAAATTATTCTAAATGTGATGGTAAGGTGGCAAATGGAGTTCCAGAGGTTGGTATCCTCAAAAAATCAGGAGTAGATTATTCAGTGAAATCTGGACAgattatgaaaaattttatgaaactTACTGCTTCTAATCAGCAATCAAAACATTCTGACAAATGTGTAGCAGGTGAGAGAGGTGATTCAGATCTTCAAATGCATCCACTGTTATTCCAGCGACCTCAGGATGGTCGTTTGCCTTACTATCCCCTGAACTGCAATACCAGCCCCTCCAGTTCTTTCACTTTCTTTCCAGGAAATCAAACACAACTAGATCTCAATCTTTTTCATAATCCACGCCATATACGAGATGCTGTTAATTTTCTTAGCAAGTCATCCATGCCtcccaaaaaaaattcatcatcAAGTAGTGTCGACTTTCATCCGCTTTTGCAAAATACTGATTCTGACTCCATAACCGCACTTCCTGCTAGCAATCAACTAGATAACGTGGTATCAAGTCGATCATGTGCTTTAATTCCAAATCCTTCATGTAAGCCATTTTTAGACGAAAGTTTAAGTACGTCAGGTACAAAAATCTCTAGCCCCAGGGGAATGGGTAATGGACTAGATTTGGATATTCACTTAAATTTCACTACGACAAATCAGGAAATGGTTGAAAGCAGAAATATGACTCAACATGTTTCGGACAGATCAGTGCGTGCTCCAGCATCTAGAACTATAGTATCCAAGGCTGCAGAAGATAGAAGCAAAGTGAACTGTTCTACTCCCGAAGGAATCAGTGATAAGCTTCACTCAAGTGACCATTTGCTGGTTACATCCAGGAACAAAGGAAGTAGGAAAGTAGGTGATAGCAGACATGATGGATCCCTTCATGAAATCATAATGGAACAGGAAGAGCTGAGTGACTCTGAGGAAGAATTTGGGGAAAATGTAGAGTTTGAGTGTGAGGAGATGGCTGACTCAGATGGTGAAAATACGTCTGACTCTGAACCATTTGTCAATACATCAAATGAG GAAATGCAGGCAGATGGAATGGTTGCAACTATTAATGATGGCCATGTAATCAATAATGAAGGTGACTGTGTAGTTGATGCATGTACGACTGATAATGTGGAACCAAGTGTTTTTGCTTTTAACCTGAATTCGTGCCCTCCAGTTTCGCCGCATTCAAACCATGTCAATTTTGGGCCATTTGGTGAAATACAAGatcctttatattttaaaagaccTGAGGCACTCGTGAAATTGCAGGCCAGTTATGTTCGGAAGCACGCAATGAATGCACGACAGCATACCACTCCAGGTTGTGGAGACCCTTTGCCTAGACAACCAAGAAAACGCTCTCGTAGAATGACTTCTGATTTAGGCATTACTGCCTCTCGGCCAGGGCCAGGGCCAGTAGACATTGACGTGAATgtagaaaaatcagaaaatgcTGATAAAGATGAATTATGA